The Gordonia terrae genome contains the following window.
GCCGTTGCGCACCTTCATCGGCTGCTGGCACGGGAAGACCATGCCGGGCAGCCAGTCGATGAAGACCGGGTCGGTCTGACCGACCACGTCGTTGAGCGTGGCCAGGGTGCTGACCCGCGGCGGCGTGACCGCCACCCACTCCGACGGTGCGGCCGCGGTGTCGGCGACCTCGACCCGCACGACGGTCGCCCGCTGCGGCGCATCGGCGAGCGGGAACCGCAGGTTGCGCCAGGTCGGCGTCTCGCCGATGTCGATCGGGAACATCCGGCCCAGAGCAGTCACCCGACCGTCGGTCTCGACCCGGCCGAACTGCATCGTGACCTTCTGGCCGGCGTGGACCACCCCGATGCCGTCGACCGCCTCCACCGAGCCGGCGACCGCCATCGTCAGCAGCGGGGCGTCCTCGGAGCGTTCGGGCAGCTGGTACCAGTCCGAGGTCAGCGACCCGGTGCCCGACGGCGAGCCGTAGCTGCCCAGCACGGGCGTCACGGCGGGGTCGAGTCCGAACGGCAGACGCACCGTCGATCCGTTGACGCCGCGGGCGCCCTGGCCGCCCTCGGTGCCGCCCTGAGCGGATGAGCTGTCGGCGGATTCGTCGGAACCCGCACCGGTCTGGGCGCTGTTCTGCGCACCCGAGGTGGTCGACGACTCGGTGCTCTCGGTCGCGTCGACCGAGAGCCGCCCGGGTACGCCGTTGGGGGTGAATCCGGTGGCGTCCGAGCCGGCCAGCGCGGCGGCGACACTCGGCGCCGGCCGCCCGTCGACGGCCGCGGGCCGCAGCAGACCGGCGGTGGGATCGGCCTCCACGAGGACGTCGTTGGCCAGCCCGCACGAGTTACCGGTGAGGGCGCGTGCGTTGGACTTCATCCACGACCACGAATCACGCTGCTCGTAGGCGCCTTTCGCGAACGAGGCGACCATGAACAGCACCATCATCCCGGCGATGACCGGCAGCGGGGAGAACTTCAGCTTCGAATACCACTTGTCGCCGCCCCGGGTTCGGGTCGTCTCGTCGACGAAGTCGTCGCGGAAGTGGAACCACAGACCCGCCAGTGCGGTGGCGACCGCGGCGACGAGGATGAACCAGGCGATGTTGATGCCGCCCACCGTGGGTGGGCGGTCCCACCACGGGACGCCGTAACTGCCCACGAACCACCAGCCGTTGGTGCCGGCGAAGGAGATCCCGGTGATCGCCAGCACCGCGGCCGCGAAGAAGCTGCGGTTGCGGCGAGATCGCAGCACCGCCGGCGCCATCATGGCGCCCGCCGCGGCGGCGAGGCCCGCGGCGATACCCGCGTACACACCGAAGTGGTGGGTCCACTTGGTCGGTGTGAAGGCGATGAAGAACATGGTGCCGAGGGTCACCGCGACCAGGCGCCAGATCGGCGCGCGCGCAACGCCGTTCGGGTGCTCCCGACGGAGGAGGCGGAGCAGTACGACGAAGAGGCACAGGATCATCGCCAGCACGCCGAAGCGTCGTGCGAGCGTGCCGTCGGCGGTGGGCAGGATCAGGTAGTAGTAGCGGATCGGCTCCTGCCACCACTCGAGCGTCGGACCGACGTCGGAGGCGACCTTGTTGCCCGCGATCAACGGCGCGAGCGGTTGATCGGCGAAGATCTGGAACAGCACGGCGGTGCCGGCGGCCAGGATGGGGGCGAGCATCGGCAGCAGGCCGTCGCGGGAACGGCGCGACACCAGCGTTTTCACGATCGGCCGGATTCCGGCGAGCAGTGCGGCGACCGCCATCAGTCCGCCGGGAGCGAGGGCGAGCGTGAAGGCGGCGGTGACCACCGCGATGGCATAGGGGAGCAGTCGGCGGGTCGCGATCGCGCGCTCCACACAGCACCAGGTGAGCAGTGCGCCCACGGCCTCGGCCGGTTCCGGACGCAGACCGTTGTTGAACGGCAACCAGATCGCGAGGAAGACGAAGGCAGCCGACCACACGGCGGGCGTGCTGTGCCGGACCGCGCGGCCCAGACGCGGGATCACCTCTCGGCTGATCAGCCACCAGCCCAGCAGGCCGAGAAGAAACGCGGGCAGGCGCATGAACGGTGCCGCGACGCTCACGTCCGTCATGGCCGAGATCACCTGGAAGTGCCAGCCGAACGGATCCTGCGGCACACCGAAGTAGCGGAAGTAGTTGTCGGCGTATCCGGCGTCGCCGGTGATCCGGCCGACGATGAAGTTGTAACCGTCGTCGGAGGTGTTGGCGCCCGCGAACCACCAGAAGGCGAGGATCGCGAACACCGCGACGTCCGGTGGTCGGATGGTGAACCATCCGGACGGGAGGAAGCGCTTGTGGCTGCGGCCATCTCGTCGATCCAGAATCCCGAGTGCGATCAGCGAGACGATCGTCAGGAGGATGCCGAGCACGATCGCGGTGAGCTTCAGCGGGGTGGGGGTGCTGACGTAGCGGGTGTCGATGGTGGCGCGCAGCGCCAACCCGTCGCGCGGCGCGTCGGCGGCCAGATCGCTGTAGATGCCGACGATCTGGGGACGCATCTCGTGGTCGGGCAGGGCGAAAGCATGCGAGGCACCCGAGTCCGCGGCCGGTTCGGGGAGACCCTCGAATCGCCCGCTCACCCCTTCGCCGTCGGCCTGGAAGACGATGCGGCAGTTCGGGTTCGTCTGTGCGGCGGTGCGATCGGTGTTCAGCAGCGCGACGTTGCGGTCGGTGAGGGTCAGCGCGTCGGCCGTCGCCCGGACGAACAATCCGCGGGCGCCGGCGTCCTGGCCGCCCTCGGGGATGGTCGACAGCAGCACCCCGCCCTGCGCGGGCAACCGGGTGGCCAGCGAACACGGCACCGACATGTCCATGTCGATCGGGACGAAGGACACCAGCGGCGCGGCGACATCCGAGACGCCACCACCCTGCGGCCATTTCAGTTCCGCGGTCGACTGATTCACCGGGAGCAGCGGGGTGAGGACGGCCAGCAGGAACCCGAGCAGGCCGGTGACGGTCGCGACGATCTTCGGGTTGACCCTGATCTTCGGGTTGCCCGCCGCCAGGCGGGAAGTGCGGGACTCACTCATCGGATTGGGGCTCCACCCTGATCGAGCCGGTGCGCGACCAGCCCCATTGCGTCGTCGATGCCGTGTCGATCCGCGCGTCGGGCGCGTCGGACACGAGCGGTGTCAGCTTCTCCAGTGCGCCCCAGTCGCGCACCCAGTCGTCCTGCAGGTACGTCGAGACCGCCGACGCCGAGGTGGTGGCCTCGGAGATGCCCAGCAGCCCGCCGTCCACGCCGGCCTGCCAGGTCTTGGACTGGGAGTTGGTCAGCGGGTAGTCGCCGAGGATGCGCCACTGCGGCACCTGCGCGACGCCGTGGGAGACGCCCATCGGCCGCTGGCACGGGAAGTGCGAGGCCACCCCGAAGTCGATGAGCGTGGGCGCCGCCGATCCGACGACCTCCTGCAGCGTCTGTAACCGCGGGGCGCGCGGCGGTGTGATCCCGATGAACTGCTTCTCGCCGAGATTGTTGTCCTGCAGGGACAATCGCATCACGGTCGCGCGCGGCGGGGCCGCCGACATCGGCACCCGCATGTTGCGCCACGGCATGTTGAGGATCACGGGCCCGGGGTCGATCGGCAGGATGTCGGGGCCGACCTGCTCGAAGGTCCCGTCGACGCCCGGACGCCCGAACTGCACCACCATCTTCTGTCCGAAGTTCCGTACGCCGAAGGTGTCGATGGTCGAGACGGCGCCCGCGGTGCTGAACACCAGCAGCGGCGACGCGGAGCGGTCGGCGGGCAGGTCGTACCAGCCGGTCGTGAGCCGCGCCTCGCCCGGATATCCGTAGCTGCCCAGGACCGGCGTGGTGGCGGGGTCGAGTCCATAGGGCAGTTTGGCGGTGGAACCGTTCACGGTCTCCGGTCCGCGCCCGCCGGTGGTCCCGGCACCCAGCCCCCCGGTGATGGCGAACGGGCGGGCCATACTCGCCGACACGTTCATCTGTCCGGGCCGCTGGCTCCCCGGCTCGGGCTGGAGGTCGTCGGGAATCCCGTTGGGGGAGAATCCCACCGGGTTCTCGCCGCGCAGCGCCTGGGTCGTGGTCGCGCCGCCCGCCGGGGTCAGCATGCCGGCGTTGGGATCGAGTTCGACGAGAACATCGTCCGCGAGGCCACAGCTGTTGCCGCGCAGGGTGTCCAGATTCTCGGCCAGGGCCGTCGACGCCGGGTATCGGGTCACCGCGGCCTTGGCGAACAACAGCAACTCGACGATCACGAGGAGCCCGGCGATCACCGCCAGCGGAGAGGAGGCGAGAAAGAGTCGTCGACGATCGGCCCGTGTCTCGCCGGGCCCGGTGTCGGCGTGGGCGAGACCGCGATTGGTGACGTAGTCCAGGCGCAGGTGCTGCCACACCGCGACCACGGCGGCGATCACGGCGAGGATCAGGAACAGGGTCGACGCCTGGTAACCGGCGATGACCGGCGCCCGGTCGAACCAGGAGATGCCGTATTCGTAGAGGAACGGCCACGAGTTGTATCCCGCCATCGCCGCCGCCATCGCGAACAGCAGCCCCGAGACGAACACGGTCAGGTTTCGGGCCGACCGGGCCGCCGACTGGGCCACGGCCACGGTGGCCACCGCCGCGATCGCCGACGCCAACCCGGCGAGCACGCCGAACTGGATGGTCCATTTGGTGGGCGTGAACGCGAACAGCAGCAGGGTGACACCCACGGCGCCGATCAGGCGCCATGCCGGCCCCGGGTCGACGCCGCGAATCCTCGTGCGGCGCAGCATGACCGCGACCGTCACGAACAGGCCGGCGAGCAGGAGCAGCAACGGCACCCGACGGGTGAGAGCGCCGTCGTCGGTCACGACGGAGATGAAGTAGTACCTCAGGAACTCCTGGTGCCAGGAGATGACCGGTCCGACCGTGTAACGCAGCTTGATCGCCTCGAGGACGGTCGCCAGGGTCTGATCGCGGAACACCACGATGAGGACGAGCATTCCGGCCGCGGCGATCGGCGCGAGGAGGGTCAGCGTCGACGTCCAGACGGAGCCGTCGAGTCGTCTACGCCGGTCGATGAGGATGTGCAGCAGCGAGCGGGCCGCCACCAGCAGGATGGCCACGCCGACGAGGCCGTGCGGGGCGAGTGCGAGGGTGAACCCCGCGACCAGCGCGGCGAGGGCCGCCGGCAGGAGTCGTCGTGTCGCGATCGCGTGTTCGGCGGCCCACCAGGTGAGCAGCGAACCGAGGACGATGATCCCCTCGCTGCGCAGCCCGCTGCAGAACGGCAGCCAGAACGCGGTGAACGTCAGGGCGGCGGCCCAGATCGCCCAGGAACTCCGCCGTACGGCCGGACCGAGACGGGGTAGCAGCACACGGCTGAGGACGAACCACGACACGAGTCCGGCGACGAGTTGCGGGATGTGCATCCACAGCACCGACGGCGAGACCGACGACCACGCCGCGAGGAAGCTGTAGTACCAGTCGAACGGTGCTTCCGGGATGCCGTAGAAGCGGTAGTAGTTGGCGAGGTAGCCGAAGCCGTCCGCGGTACGGCCCATGTTGAGGATGTAACCGTCGTCGGGCGAACCGGCCCCGAGGACGCTCCAGACCAGCAGGATCGCGGTGACGATCAGGTCGGTGGCCCGGGGTTTCAGCGAATGCCACCAGGAGCGGGTTCGCGCGCCGATCCGCCGGTGGTATCCGCCGATGCGATCGAGCAGCCCCAGCGCGACGACGGCGACGAGAACGGACAGGGCGGCGAGCGCCATCACCACGATCTTGAGGACCGACGGCGACGATTCGTAGCGGTTGTCGATGGTCACCTGCACGCGGAGGCCGTCGGCGGCGCGAGCCTGCTCCGGGCTCAGGTTGCTGAAGATGCCGTCGACCTGGGGGCGGCGGTCCGGTGGCAGCGTCGTCGACTCGCCGAGCCCGACGAACTCCGCGCCGGGGCCGGTGGGCGCGGAGAAGATGCGCAGTTCCCGGCATCGGTCCAGGTCGGCACGCGCGGCGGTGGCGGCAAGGCTGTTCCGGAAGGTCACGGTGATCGCGGCGTCGGTGGCGGTGACCCACAACGACGACGACTTCGACTTCGGCGCGTTGGTCGGCATGGTCGCCAGGACCACCCCGTCCTCGGCCGATGCCAGCGTCGCGCATGGGATGCGGGCGTCGAGGGTCTGCGGGGTCTGCGCGATGAGCGGGGCCATGACCGATGAGGTGTCGGCGCTCAGGTCCTGTCCGGCGGGCCAGTCGAAACCGGCGTCGACGGCCTTGACTGGCAGCAGTGGGGTGAGGGCGCACAGCACGATGCCCGCGACTCCGGCCACGATCGCCACCCACCGGGCGGTGCCTGCGGAGATGCTGGTCCCCGGCCCCGACGTGGCCGGCCCCGGCGACGACGGTTCTGCGGAATCCTCTGGCGAGGTCGGGGCTGTCACAGGCACGGTGCCTCATCGTAAGCGACGTGCCTCAGGCCACCTAGGGCCCACCCCGCAGCCCTGATCGACGAGGTGCGTGAACGTCGGTACCACTGCTTCCTGAGGAGCGTCCGGAGCTTGCGTAGGGCGCGTCACCCCCCGCTCCCTGAGAAGCGTCCGGAGCTTGCGTAGGGCGCGTCACCCCCCGCTCCCTGAGGAGCGTTCGGAGCTTGCGGAGGGAGCGTCACGAAGGGTCCCGCCCGCGCGACAGCTCAGATCTTGCCCGCGGGGCGGAGCCTACCAGCAACCACCGACAATCTTCAGTGGCGACTAAGCGGAGGAAACATTCTGGCGGACAACACATTTCGCTCTGCCGACTGCCCGCCTTTCGTGTACAGTCGAACGTACATTCGCAGCATCTGTTCTCGGGGGGAGGTGGCCGTCATGGCCGACACCACGCACGGCGACGATTCGGTGGCGCCGCAACCGCGTGCCGTCGAGCTGGTGGCCGAGTTGCATGCGATCCTCGACGAACTGCAGACCGTGGACCTGTCACCGTGCACCGATACCGAGTTGGCTGACGTGGCAGCCGAGACCGAACGCGCCATCGCACGACTGACCGTTGCCGGTGACCGGCAGATCGATCAGGCCGAGGCCCGCGACCTCCCCCGCAAGTCCGGCTGCCGAACCCTCATGCAGTTCATGACCCACCGGCTGCGGGTCTCCAACCCGGTGCGTCGTCGTAAGCAGATGGATGCCACCGCCACCCGCACCAGCCTCGGCGGCGAAGTGCTTACGCCCGAACACCCCTGCCTCGCTGAGGCGTTCGCTGCGGGAGCGGTTGGCTCTGCACACGTGCAGGCCGCCCTCGATGTCCTCGACCAGATCCCCCACGCTGTCGAGCATGATGTGAAAGTCGCTGCCGAGCGGCAGATGGCCGAGATCGCCGAAGCCCACACCCCCGCCGACATCACCCAACTCGGCGAACGTCTCCTCGCCCACCTCGACCCCGACGGCACCCTGTCCGACGACACCGACCAGAAACGACGCCGCGGCGTATGGATCGGTCGGCAGCGCGCCGATGGCACCGCGAAGATCTCGGGCACGCTGACTCCCGCACTCGCCGCCCGACTGACGATGATGTTCGCGGTCTGGGGTAAACCCGGACTCAACAACCCCGACGACCCGAACTCGCCCAGCGGGCCGGCCGGCACCGCCGATTCCGACGCCCTGGCCCTCGCAGCCGACCGCGACCAACGCACCCCCGCGCAGACCAATCACGACGCACTGGACGCCGCACTGGC
Protein-coding sequences here:
- a CDS encoding arabinosyltransferase domain-containing protein, yielding MSESRTSRLAAGNPKIRVNPKIVATVTGLLGFLLAVLTPLLPVNQSTAELKWPQGGGVSDVAAPLVSFVPIDMDMSVPCSLATRLPAQGGVLLSTIPEGGQDAGARGLFVRATADALTLTDRNVALLNTDRTAAQTNPNCRIVFQADGEGVSGRFEGLPEPAADSGASHAFALPDHEMRPQIVGIYSDLAADAPRDGLALRATIDTRYVSTPTPLKLTAIVLGILLTIVSLIALGILDRRDGRSHKRFLPSGWFTIRPPDVAVFAILAFWWFAGANTSDDGYNFIVGRITGDAGYADNYFRYFGVPQDPFGWHFQVISAMTDVSVAAPFMRLPAFLLGLLGWWLISREVIPRLGRAVRHSTPAVWSAAFVFLAIWLPFNNGLRPEPAEAVGALLTWCCVERAIATRRLLPYAIAVVTAAFTLALAPGGLMAVAALLAGIRPIVKTLVSRRSRDGLLPMLAPILAAGTAVLFQIFADQPLAPLIAGNKVASDVGPTLEWWQEPIRYYYLILPTADGTLARRFGVLAMILCLFVVLLRLLRREHPNGVARAPIWRLVAVTLGTMFFIAFTPTKWTHHFGVYAGIAAGLAAAAGAMMAPAVLRSRRNRSFFAAAVLAITGISFAGTNGWWFVGSYGVPWWDRPPTVGGINIAWFILVAAVATALAGLWFHFRDDFVDETTRTRGGDKWYSKLKFSPLPVIAGMMVLFMVASFAKGAYEQRDSWSWMKSNARALTGNSCGLANDVLVEADPTAGLLRPAAVDGRPAPSVAAALAGSDATGFTPNGVPGRLSVDATESTESSTTSGAQNSAQTGAGSDESADSSSAQGGTEGGQGARGVNGSTVRLPFGLDPAVTPVLGSYGSPSGTGSLTSDWYQLPERSEDAPLLTMAVAGSVEAVDGIGVVHAGQKVTMQFGRVETDGRVTALGRMFPIDIGETPTWRNLRFPLADAPQRATVVRVEVADTAAAPSEWVAVTPPRVSTLATLNDVVGQTDPVFIDWLPGMVFPCQQPMKVRNGVLEVPQWRIMPDAEATRKNSQTWMSGTAGGPLGITEAMLRPTLLPTYLRNNWGRDWGGLQQFTEIIPAPAAELDLGTARRSGLYDPAPMRSSGY
- a CDS encoding arabinosyltransferase domain-containing protein yields the protein MPVTAPTSPEDSAEPSSPGPATSGPGTSISAGTARWVAIVAGVAGIVLCALTPLLPVKAVDAGFDWPAGQDLSADTSSVMAPLIAQTPQTLDARIPCATLASAEDGVVLATMPTNAPKSKSSSLWVTATDAAITVTFRNSLAATAARADLDRCRELRIFSAPTGPGAEFVGLGESTTLPPDRRPQVDGIFSNLSPEQARAADGLRVQVTIDNRYESSPSVLKIVVMALAALSVLVAVVALGLLDRIGGYHRRIGARTRSWWHSLKPRATDLIVTAILLVWSVLGAGSPDDGYILNMGRTADGFGYLANYYRFYGIPEAPFDWYYSFLAAWSSVSPSVLWMHIPQLVAGLVSWFVLSRVLLPRLGPAVRRSSWAIWAAALTFTAFWLPFCSGLRSEGIIVLGSLLTWWAAEHAIATRRLLPAALAALVAGFTLALAPHGLVGVAILLVAARSLLHILIDRRRRLDGSVWTSTLTLLAPIAAAGMLVLIVVFRDQTLATVLEAIKLRYTVGPVISWHQEFLRYYFISVVTDDGALTRRVPLLLLLAGLFVTVAVMLRRTRIRGVDPGPAWRLIGAVGVTLLLFAFTPTKWTIQFGVLAGLASAIAAVATVAVAQSAARSARNLTVFVSGLLFAMAAAMAGYNSWPFLYEYGISWFDRAPVIAGYQASTLFLILAVIAAVVAVWQHLRLDYVTNRGLAHADTGPGETRADRRRLFLASSPLAVIAGLLVIVELLLFAKAAVTRYPASTALAENLDTLRGNSCGLADDVLVELDPNAGMLTPAGGATTTQALRGENPVGFSPNGIPDDLQPEPGSQRPGQMNVSASMARPFAITGGLGAGTTGGRGPETVNGSTAKLPYGLDPATTPVLGSYGYPGEARLTTGWYDLPADRSASPLLVFSTAGAVSTIDTFGVRNFGQKMVVQFGRPGVDGTFEQVGPDILPIDPGPVILNMPWRNMRVPMSAAPPRATVMRLSLQDNNLGEKQFIGITPPRAPRLQTLQEVVGSAAPTLIDFGVASHFPCQRPMGVSHGVAQVPQWRILGDYPLTNSQSKTWQAGVDGGLLGISEATTSASAVSTYLQDDWVRDWGALEKLTPLVSDAPDARIDTASTTQWGWSRTGSIRVEPQSDE
- a CDS encoding HNH endonuclease signature motif containing protein, with translation MADTTHGDDSVAPQPRAVELVAELHAILDELQTVDLSPCTDTELADVAAETERAIARLTVAGDRQIDQAEARDLPRKSGCRTLMQFMTHRLRVSNPVRRRKQMDATATRTSLGGEVLTPEHPCLAEAFAAGAVGSAHVQAALDVLDQIPHAVEHDVKVAAERQMAEIAEAHTPADITQLGERLLAHLDPDGTLSDDTDQKRRRGVWIGRQRADGTAKISGTLTPALAARLTMMFAVWGKPGLNNPDDPNSPSGPAGTADSDALALAADRDQRTPAQTNHDALDAALAAGFADGTLGTSHRGLPVQLIIKADLNDLIREAGLATTATGTLLPIPDLLAMGADVQPWLAIFKDSTAVPLYFGRGKRLATREQRLVSFARPDGEVCSAPGCDQPATQVELHHAHKDWAKGGLTDIDDLAPACPRHNRMVGDQPGQYTTRIERSGPDEGRCLWRLNSEPGAPPNPERLNRRPDIPRRFAEHLNTVRDEIHGPPTRSGDQSRPDLSRPDAVGHGDSGRRLELAYRELVQPRTLPEHPTTRPLTPVEAALARILADHP